The following proteins are co-located in the Mus pahari chromosome 14, PAHARI_EIJ_v1.1, whole genome shotgun sequence genome:
- the Tmem94 gene encoding transmembrane protein 94 isoform X3 — protein sequence MLFKQAELWIPHQGKHNSVGEPPLALGLSTRKALSVLKEQLEAVLEKHLKERKKSLTWKEAWRSSFLHLSNRCSCFHWPGASLMLLAVLLLLCCCGGQPAGSHGVELVNASALFLLLLLNLILIGRQDRLKRQEVERRLRGIIDQIQDALGDGKEMTWPSTMYPDLHMPFAPSWSLHWAYRDGHLVNLPVSLLVEGDIIALRPGQESFASLRGIKDDEHIVLEPGDLFPPFSPPPSPRGEVKKGPQNPQQHRLFRVLETPVIDNIRWCLDTALSRPVTALDNERFTVQSVMLHYAVPVVLAGFLITNALRFMFKAPGVTSWQYTLLQLQVNGMLPILPLLFPVLWVLATACGEARVLAQMSKASPSSLLAKFSEDTLSSYTEAVSSQEMLRCIWGHFLRVIQGTSPTLSHSASLLHSLGSVTVLCCVDKQGILSWPNPSPETVLFFSGKVEPPHSSHEDLTDDLSTRSFCHPEVEEEPRERDALLAGSLNNALHLSNEQERSDWPGDGPKPSEPYSHHKCHGRSKHPSGSNVSFSRDTEGGEEEPSKAQSGTEGDPYEAEDFVCDYHLEMLSLSQDQQNPSCIQFDDSNWQSHLTSLKPLGLNVLLNLCNASVTERLCRFSDHLGNIALQESHSAVLPVHVPWGLCELARLIGFTPGAKELFKQENHLALYRLPSAETVKESSLGRPSCVTKRRPPLSHMISLFIKDTATSTEQMLSHGSADVVVEACTDFWDGADIYPLSSSDRKKVLDFYQRACLSGYCSAFAYKPMNCTLSSQLNGKCIELVQAPGQNSIFTMCELPSTVPSKPNNRRSSWSSDEGIGEVLEKEDCMQALSGQIFMGMVSSQYQARLDIVRLIDGLVNACIRFVYFSLEDELRSKVFAEKMGLETGWNCHISLTPNGDMPGSEIPPSSPSHAGSLHDDLNQVSRDDAEGLLLLEEEGHSDLISFQPTDSDVPSFLEDCNRAKLPRGIHQVRPHLQNIDNVPLLVPLFTDCTPDTMCEMIKIMQEYGEVTCCLGSSANLRNSCLFLQSDVSIALDPLYPSRCSWETFGYATSTTMAQASDGLSPLQLSGQLNSLPCSLTFRQEESISIIRLIEQARHATYGIRKCFLFLLQCQLTLVVIQFLSCLVQLPPLLSTTDILWLSCFCYPLLSISLLGKPPHSSIMSMATGKNLQSIPKKTQHYFLLCFLLKFSLTISSCLVCFGFTLQSFCDSARARNLTNCSSVMLCSNDDRAPAWFEDFANGLLSAQKLTAALIVLHTVFISITHVHRTKPLWRKSPLTNLWWAVTVPVVLLGQVVQTVVDLQLWTHRDSRVHFGLEDVPLLTWLLGCLSLVLVVVTNEIVKLHEIRVRVRYQKRQKLQFETKLGMNSPF from the exons ATGCTCTTCAAGCAGGCAGAGCTATGGATACCCCACCAGGGCAAGCACAACAGTGTG GGAGAGCCCCCCTTGGCCCTGGGCCTGTCTACCCGGAAGGCCCTCAGTGTCCTGAAGGAGCAGCTGGAGGCTGTATTGGAGAAGCAcctcaaagaaaggaagaaaagtcttACATGGAAG GAGGCGTGGAGAAGCAGCTTCCTGCACCTTAGTAACCGCTGCTCCTGTTTCCACTGGCCGGGGGCTTCCCTCATGCTGCTggctgtgctgctgctgttgtgttGCTGTGGGGGCCAGCCAGCGGGGAG TCACGGAGTGGAGCTGGTAAACGCCTCGGCGCTGTTCCTGTTGCTGCTTCTCAACCTCATCCTCATCGGGCGGCAAGATCGGCTGAAGCGCCAGGAGGTGGAGCGCAGGCTCCGGGGGATCATTGACCAAATCCAAG ATGCTCTCGGGGATGGGAAAGAGATGACGTGGCCGAGCACCATGTATCCAGACCTCCATATGCCCTTTGCACCTTCCTGGTCCCTGCACTGGGCTTACAGAGATGGACACCTGGTGAACCTGCCAGTGAGCCTGTTGGTAGAAGGAGACATCATAGCCCTGAGGCCTGGCCAGGAGTCCTTTGCCTCCCTGAGGGGCATCAAG GATGATGAGCACATTGTCTTGGAGCCGGGAGACCtgtttccccccttctctccaccaCCATCGCCCCGGGGAGAAGTAAAGAAAGGGCCACAGAACCCCCAGCAACACCGGCTCTTCCGAGTCCTGGAGACGCCTGTGATTGACAACATCAG ATGGTGCCTGGACACAGCCCTGTCGCGCCCGGTCACCGCTCTGGACAATGAAAGGTTCACAGTGCAGTCAGTGATGCTTCACTACGCTGTGCCGGTGGTCCTG GCTGGCTTTCTCATCACCAATGCCCTGCGCTTCATGTTCAAGGCACCCGGGGTCACATCCTGGCAGTACacccttctccagctccag GTAAATGGCATGTTGCCCATCCTCCCCCTGCTCTTCCCGGTCCTCTGGGTCCTGGCGACCGCCTGTGGAGAAGCTCGTGTCCTGGCCCAGATGAGCAAGGCTTCCCCCAGCTCCCTG CTGGCCAAGTTCTCAGAGGACACTCTCAGCAGCTATACTGAAGCCGTCTCTTCTCAG GAAATGCTGCGCTGCATTTGGGGTCACTTTTTGAGGGTGATCCAGGGCACATCACCAACACTGAGCCACAGTGCCAGTCTGCTGCACAGCCTGGGCTCTGTTACG GTACTGTGCTGTGTAGACAAACAGGGGATCCTATCATGGCCAAACCCCAGCCCAGAGACCGTGCTCTTCTTCAGTGGGAAGGTGGAGCCCCCTCACAGCAGCCACGAGGACCTCACAGACGACCTGTCGACCCGTTCCTTCTGCCATCccgaggtggaggaggag CCCCGTGAACGCGATGCCCTCCTTGCTGGCTCCCTGAACAATGCCCTGCACCTTTCCAATGAGCAGGAGCGTAGTGACTGGCCTGGTGACGGCCCCAAGCCCTCTGAGCCGTACTCTCATCATAAATGTCATGGCCGCAGCAAACACCCGTCTGGCTCCAACGTCAGCTTCAGCAGGGACActgaaggtggagaggaagagcCCAGCAAG GCTCAGTCTGGGACAGAGGGTGATCCCTACGAGGCAGAGGACTTCGTGTGTGACTACCACTTGGAGATGCTGAGCCTGTCCCAGGACCAACAGAACCCCTCGTGCATACAGTTCGATGATTCCAACTGGCAGTCACACCTGACCTCCCTCAAGCCCCTGGGCCTCAACGTGCTGCTCAATCTGTGTAACGCCAGCGTCACTGAGCGCCTGTGCCGCTTTTCTGACCACCTGGGCAACATCGCCCTGCAGGAGAGCCACAGTGCTGTGCTGCCTGTGCACGTGCCCTGGGGCCTCTGCGAGCTGGCCCGGCTCATCG GTTTCACTCCAGGGGCCAAGGAGCTCTTCAAGCAGGAGAACCACCTGGCACTCTACCGCCTCCCCAGTGCAGAGACCGTGAAGGAGTCATCACTGGGGAGGCCCTCCTGTGTCACCAAGCGGCGCCCCCCGCTCAGCCACATGATCAGCCTCTTCATCAAAGACACTGCTACCA GCACAGAGCAGATGCTGTCCCACGGCAGTGCCGACGTGGTCGTGGAGGCCTGCACAGACTTCTGGGATGGCGCTGACATCTACCCTCTGTCGAGTTCGGACAG AAAGAAAGTGCTGGATTTCTACCAGCGAGCCTGCCTGTCCGGTTATTGCTCTGCCTTTGCCTACAAGCCCATGAACTGCACACTGTCCTCTCAGCTCAACGGCAAGTGCATCGAGCTGGTGCAGGCCCCTGGCCAGAACAGCATATTCACCATGTGCGAGCTGCCCAGCACTGTCCCCAGCAAGCCAAACAACCGCCGCAGCAGCTGGAGCTCTGATG AAGGGATCGGGGAGGTGCTGGAGAAAGAAGACTGCATGCAGGCCCTGAGCGGTCAGATCTTCATGGGCATGGTGTCCTCCCAGTACCAGGCCCGGCTGGACATCGTGCGCCTCATCGATGGGCTGGTCAATGCCTGTATCCGCTTTGTCTACTTCTCTTTGGAGGATGAGCTCAGGAGCAAG GTGTTTGCAGAAAAGATGGGCCTGGAAACAGGCTGGAACTGCCACATCTCCCTCACGCCCAATGGTGACATGCCTGGCTCTGAgatccctccctccagccccagccatgCGGGCTCTCTCCATGACGACCTGAATCAGG TGTCCCGAGATGATGCAGAAGGGCTCCTCCTCTTAGAGGAGGAGGGTCACTCAGACCTCATCAGCTTCCAGCCCACCGACAGCGATGTCCCCAGCTTCCTGGAAGACTGCAACCGG gccaAGCTGCCCCGGGGTATCCATCAGGTGCGGCCCCACCTACAGAACATTGACAACGTACCGCTGCTGGTGCCCCTCTTCACCGACTGCACCCCTGACA CCATGTGTGAGATGATAAAGATCATGCAGGAGTACGGGGAGGTGACCTGCTGCCTGGGCAGCTCGGCCAACCTGCGCAACAGCTGCCTCTTCCTTCAGAGTGATGTCAG CATTGCCCTGGATCCCTTGTACCCATCCCGCTGCTCCTGGGAGACCTTTGGCTACGCCACCAGCACCACCATGGCCCAGGCCTCGGATGGCCTTTCTCCCCTGCAGCTATCAGGGCAGCTCAACAGCCTGCCTTGCTCCCTGACCTTCCGCCAAGAAGAAAGCATCAGTATCATCAGGCTCATTGAGCAG GCCCGGCACGCTACCTATGGCATCCGAAAgtgcttcctcttcctgttgcAGTGCCAGCTGACCCTCGTGGTCATTCAG ttcctatctTGTCTGGTCCAGCTGCCACCACTCCTGAGTACCACAGACATCTTATGGCTGTCCTGCTTTTGTTACCCTCTGCTCAG CATCTCTCTATTGGGAAAACCACCACATAGCTCCATCATGTCCATGGCGACAGGCAAAAACCTTCAGTCCATTCCTAAGAAG ACACAGCACTActtcctgctctgcttcctgctcaaGTTCAGCCTcaccatcagctcctgcctcgtCTGCTTTGGCTTCACCCTGCAGAGCTTCTGTGACAGTGCCCGGGCCCGAAACCTCACCAATTGCTCCTCAGTCATGCTTTGCAG CAATGATGACAGAGCTCCGGCCTGGTTTGAGGATTTCGCCAATGGGTTGCTATCTGCTCAGAAGCTCACAGCTGCCCTGATTGTTTTGCACACTG TATTTATCTCCATCACCCATGTGCATCGCACCAAGCCTCTGTGGAGAAAGAGCCCTTTGACAAACCTCTGGTGGGCGGTGACGGTGCCTGTGGT GCTGCTCGGTCAGGTGGTCCAGACAGTGGTGGACCTGCAGCTGTGGACACACAGGGACTCACGTGTCCACTTTGGCCTAGAAGATGTGCCTCTGCTCACATGGCTCCTGGGCTGCCTGTCCCTGGTCCTTGTGGTAGTCACCAATGAGATCGTAAAGCTACATGAGATTCG GGTCCGTGTCCGCTACCAGAAGCGCCAGAAGCTGCAGTTTGAGACTAAGCTGGGCATGAACTCTCCCTTCTGA
- the Tmem94 gene encoding transmembrane protein 94 isoform X6 — MLFKQAELWIPHQGKHNSVGEPPLALGLSTRKALSVLKEQLEAVLEKHLKERKKSLTWKEAWRSSFLHLSNRCSCFHWPGASLMLLAVLLLLCCCGGQPAGSHGVELVNASALFLLLLLNLILIGRQDRLKRQEVERRLRGIIDQIQDALGDGKEMTWPSTMYPDLHMPFAPSWSLHWAYRDGHLVNLPVSLLVEGDIIALRPGQESFASLRGIKDDEHIVLEPGDLFPPFSPPPSPRGEVKKGPQNPQQHRLFRVLETPVIDNIRWCLDTALSRPVTALDNERFTVQSVMLHYAVPVVLAGFLITNALRFMFKAPGVTSWQYTLLQLQVNGMLPILPLLFPVLWVLATACGEARVLAQMSKASPSSLLAKFSEDTLSSYTEAVSSQEMLRCIWGHFLRVIQGTSPTLSHSASLLHSLGSVTVLCCVDKQGILSWPNPSPETVLFFSGKVEPPHSSHEDLTDDLSTRSFCHPEVEEEPRERDALLAGSLNNALHLSNEQERSDWPGDGPKPSEPYSHHKCHGRSKHPSGSNVSFSRDTEGGEEEPSKAQSGTEGDPYEAEDFVCDYHLEMLSLSQDQQNPSCIQFDDSNWQSHLTSLKPLGLNVLLNLCNASVTERLCRFSDHLGNIALQESHSAVLPVHVPWGLCELARLIGFTPGAKELFKQENHLALYRLPSAETVKESSLGRPSCVTKRRPPLSHMISLFIKDTATSTEQMLSHGSADVVVEACTDFWDGADIYPLSSSDRKKVLDFYQRACLSGYCSAFAYKPMNCTLSSQLNGKCIELVQAPGQNSIFTMCELPSTVPSKPNNRRSSWSSDGIGEVLEKEDCMQALSGQIFMGMVSSQYQARLDIVRLIDGLVNACIRFVYFSLEDELRSKVFAEKMGLETGWNCHISLTPNGDMPGSEIPPSSPSHAGSLHDDLNQVSRDDAEGLLLLEEEGHSDLISFQPTDSDVPSFLEDCNRAKLPRGIHQVRPHLQNIDNVPLLVPLFTDCTPDTMCEMIKIMQEYGEVTCCLGSSANLRNSCLFLQSDVSIALDPLYPSRCSWETFGYATSTTMAQASDGLSPLQLSGQLNSLPCSLTFRQEESISIIRLIEQARHATYGIRKCFLFLLQCQLTLVVIQFLSCLVQLPPLLSTTDILWLSCFCYPLLSISLLGKPPHSSIMSMATGKNLQSIPKKTQHYFLLCFLLKFSLTISSCLVCFGFTLQSFCDSARARNLTNCSSVMLCSNDDRAPAWFEDFANGLLSAQKLTAALIVLHTVFISITHVHRTKPLWRKSPLTNLWWAVTVPVVLLGQVVQTVVDLQLWTHRDSRVHFGLEDVPLLTWLLGCLSLVLVVVTNEIVKLHEIRVRVRYQKRQKLQFETKLGMNSPF, encoded by the exons ATGCTCTTCAAGCAGGCAGAGCTATGGATACCCCACCAGGGCAAGCACAACAGTGTG GGAGAGCCCCCCTTGGCCCTGGGCCTGTCTACCCGGAAGGCCCTCAGTGTCCTGAAGGAGCAGCTGGAGGCTGTATTGGAGAAGCAcctcaaagaaaggaagaaaagtcttACATGGAAG GAGGCGTGGAGAAGCAGCTTCCTGCACCTTAGTAACCGCTGCTCCTGTTTCCACTGGCCGGGGGCTTCCCTCATGCTGCTggctgtgctgctgctgttgtgttGCTGTGGGGGCCAGCCAGCGGGGAG TCACGGAGTGGAGCTGGTAAACGCCTCGGCGCTGTTCCTGTTGCTGCTTCTCAACCTCATCCTCATCGGGCGGCAAGATCGGCTGAAGCGCCAGGAGGTGGAGCGCAGGCTCCGGGGGATCATTGACCAAATCCAAG ATGCTCTCGGGGATGGGAAAGAGATGACGTGGCCGAGCACCATGTATCCAGACCTCCATATGCCCTTTGCACCTTCCTGGTCCCTGCACTGGGCTTACAGAGATGGACACCTGGTGAACCTGCCAGTGAGCCTGTTGGTAGAAGGAGACATCATAGCCCTGAGGCCTGGCCAGGAGTCCTTTGCCTCCCTGAGGGGCATCAAG GATGATGAGCACATTGTCTTGGAGCCGGGAGACCtgtttccccccttctctccaccaCCATCGCCCCGGGGAGAAGTAAAGAAAGGGCCACAGAACCCCCAGCAACACCGGCTCTTCCGAGTCCTGGAGACGCCTGTGATTGACAACATCAG ATGGTGCCTGGACACAGCCCTGTCGCGCCCGGTCACCGCTCTGGACAATGAAAGGTTCACAGTGCAGTCAGTGATGCTTCACTACGCTGTGCCGGTGGTCCTG GCTGGCTTTCTCATCACCAATGCCCTGCGCTTCATGTTCAAGGCACCCGGGGTCACATCCTGGCAGTACacccttctccagctccag GTAAATGGCATGTTGCCCATCCTCCCCCTGCTCTTCCCGGTCCTCTGGGTCCTGGCGACCGCCTGTGGAGAAGCTCGTGTCCTGGCCCAGATGAGCAAGGCTTCCCCCAGCTCCCTG CTGGCCAAGTTCTCAGAGGACACTCTCAGCAGCTATACTGAAGCCGTCTCTTCTCAG GAAATGCTGCGCTGCATTTGGGGTCACTTTTTGAGGGTGATCCAGGGCACATCACCAACACTGAGCCACAGTGCCAGTCTGCTGCACAGCCTGGGCTCTGTTACG GTACTGTGCTGTGTAGACAAACAGGGGATCCTATCATGGCCAAACCCCAGCCCAGAGACCGTGCTCTTCTTCAGTGGGAAGGTGGAGCCCCCTCACAGCAGCCACGAGGACCTCACAGACGACCTGTCGACCCGTTCCTTCTGCCATCccgaggtggaggaggag CCCCGTGAACGCGATGCCCTCCTTGCTGGCTCCCTGAACAATGCCCTGCACCTTTCCAATGAGCAGGAGCGTAGTGACTGGCCTGGTGACGGCCCCAAGCCCTCTGAGCCGTACTCTCATCATAAATGTCATGGCCGCAGCAAACACCCGTCTGGCTCCAACGTCAGCTTCAGCAGGGACActgaaggtggagaggaagagcCCAGCAAG GCTCAGTCTGGGACAGAGGGTGATCCCTACGAGGCAGAGGACTTCGTGTGTGACTACCACTTGGAGATGCTGAGCCTGTCCCAGGACCAACAGAACCCCTCGTGCATACAGTTCGATGATTCCAACTGGCAGTCACACCTGACCTCCCTCAAGCCCCTGGGCCTCAACGTGCTGCTCAATCTGTGTAACGCCAGCGTCACTGAGCGCCTGTGCCGCTTTTCTGACCACCTGGGCAACATCGCCCTGCAGGAGAGCCACAGTGCTGTGCTGCCTGTGCACGTGCCCTGGGGCCTCTGCGAGCTGGCCCGGCTCATCG GTTTCACTCCAGGGGCCAAGGAGCTCTTCAAGCAGGAGAACCACCTGGCACTCTACCGCCTCCCCAGTGCAGAGACCGTGAAGGAGTCATCACTGGGGAGGCCCTCCTGTGTCACCAAGCGGCGCCCCCCGCTCAGCCACATGATCAGCCTCTTCATCAAAGACACTGCTACCA GCACAGAGCAGATGCTGTCCCACGGCAGTGCCGACGTGGTCGTGGAGGCCTGCACAGACTTCTGGGATGGCGCTGACATCTACCCTCTGTCGAGTTCGGACAG AAAGAAAGTGCTGGATTTCTACCAGCGAGCCTGCCTGTCCGGTTATTGCTCTGCCTTTGCCTACAAGCCCATGAACTGCACACTGTCCTCTCAGCTCAACGGCAAGTGCATCGAGCTGGTGCAGGCCCCTGGCCAGAACAGCATATTCACCATGTGCGAGCTGCCCAGCACTGTCCCCAGCAAGCCAAACAACCGCCGCAGCAGCTGGAGCTCTGATG GGATCGGGGAGGTGCTGGAGAAAGAAGACTGCATGCAGGCCCTGAGCGGTCAGATCTTCATGGGCATGGTGTCCTCCCAGTACCAGGCCCGGCTGGACATCGTGCGCCTCATCGATGGGCTGGTCAATGCCTGTATCCGCTTTGTCTACTTCTCTTTGGAGGATGAGCTCAGGAGCAAG GTGTTTGCAGAAAAGATGGGCCTGGAAACAGGCTGGAACTGCCACATCTCCCTCACGCCCAATGGTGACATGCCTGGCTCTGAgatccctccctccagccccagccatgCGGGCTCTCTCCATGACGACCTGAATCAGG TGTCCCGAGATGATGCAGAAGGGCTCCTCCTCTTAGAGGAGGAGGGTCACTCAGACCTCATCAGCTTCCAGCCCACCGACAGCGATGTCCCCAGCTTCCTGGAAGACTGCAACCGG gccaAGCTGCCCCGGGGTATCCATCAGGTGCGGCCCCACCTACAGAACATTGACAACGTACCGCTGCTGGTGCCCCTCTTCACCGACTGCACCCCTGACA CCATGTGTGAGATGATAAAGATCATGCAGGAGTACGGGGAGGTGACCTGCTGCCTGGGCAGCTCGGCCAACCTGCGCAACAGCTGCCTCTTCCTTCAGAGTGATGTCAG CATTGCCCTGGATCCCTTGTACCCATCCCGCTGCTCCTGGGAGACCTTTGGCTACGCCACCAGCACCACCATGGCCCAGGCCTCGGATGGCCTTTCTCCCCTGCAGCTATCAGGGCAGCTCAACAGCCTGCCTTGCTCCCTGACCTTCCGCCAAGAAGAAAGCATCAGTATCATCAGGCTCATTGAGCAG GCCCGGCACGCTACCTATGGCATCCGAAAgtgcttcctcttcctgttgcAGTGCCAGCTGACCCTCGTGGTCATTCAG ttcctatctTGTCTGGTCCAGCTGCCACCACTCCTGAGTACCACAGACATCTTATGGCTGTCCTGCTTTTGTTACCCTCTGCTCAG CATCTCTCTATTGGGAAAACCACCACATAGCTCCATCATGTCCATGGCGACAGGCAAAAACCTTCAGTCCATTCCTAAGAAG ACACAGCACTActtcctgctctgcttcctgctcaaGTTCAGCCTcaccatcagctcctgcctcgtCTGCTTTGGCTTCACCCTGCAGAGCTTCTGTGACAGTGCCCGGGCCCGAAACCTCACCAATTGCTCCTCAGTCATGCTTTGCAG CAATGATGACAGAGCTCCGGCCTGGTTTGAGGATTTCGCCAATGGGTTGCTATCTGCTCAGAAGCTCACAGCTGCCCTGATTGTTTTGCACACTG TATTTATCTCCATCACCCATGTGCATCGCACCAAGCCTCTGTGGAGAAAGAGCCCTTTGACAAACCTCTGGTGGGCGGTGACGGTGCCTGTGGT GCTGCTCGGTCAGGTGGTCCAGACAGTGGTGGACCTGCAGCTGTGGACACACAGGGACTCACGTGTCCACTTTGGCCTAGAAGATGTGCCTCTGCTCACATGGCTCCTGGGCTGCCTGTCCCTGGTCCTTGTGGTAGTCACCAATGAGATCGTAAAGCTACATGAGATTCG GGTCCGTGTCCGCTACCAGAAGCGCCAGAAGCTGCAGTTTGAGACTAAGCTGGGCATGAACTCTCCCTTCTGA